In one window of Oscillatoria sp. FACHB-1407 DNA:
- a CDS encoding MOSC domain-containing protein, translating to MAEVKPYVSKLFIYPIKSLDRVGLDRGVILKQGGLKGDREFAIVDESGQFVNGKRNSKVHRLRTQFDLAANTVSLHVEGEPDQQTFHLETDQKALEAWLSRYFGVSVSIKHNLETGFPDDLESPGPTVISTATLEAIASWYPDLDVEQIRLRLRANIEIAGVPPFWEDCLFATAEQVVDFQIGSVKFMGVNPCQRCVVVTRDAQTGEAYPQFQKTFVAKRQETLPAWAERSRFNHFYRLAVNTRLPASEEGKEICVGDRLIVNSDGKNLL from the coding sequence ATGGCAGAAGTAAAGCCTTATGTTTCAAAACTATTCATCTACCCGATCAAATCCTTAGATCGAGTCGGCCTTGATCGGGGAGTGATCCTAAAACAGGGTGGTCTGAAGGGCGATCGCGAATTTGCCATCGTAGATGAATCTGGTCAGTTTGTGAATGGCAAGCGCAACAGCAAAGTTCATCGGCTCCGGACGCAGTTCGATCTCGCCGCTAATACAGTGTCTTTGCACGTTGAGGGAGAACCTGATCAACAAACATTTCATCTAGAAACCGATCAAAAAGCCCTTGAAGCTTGGCTAAGCCGCTACTTCGGTGTTTCGGTATCGATTAAGCACAATCTTGAGACGGGGTTTCCAGACGATTTAGAGTCTCCGGGTCCGACGGTGATCAGCACAGCAACCTTAGAGGCGATCGCCTCCTGGTATCCAGACCTGGATGTTGAACAGATCCGTTTGAGACTGCGTGCCAATATCGAAATTGCTGGAGTACCCCCGTTTTGGGAAGATTGTTTGTTTGCAACCGCAGAACAAGTTGTTGACTTTCAGATTGGCTCAGTCAAGTTTATGGGTGTTAATCCGTGTCAACGCTGCGTTGTTGTGACTCGTGACGCTCAAACTGGAGAAGCTTACCCTCAGTTTCAAAAAACATTTGTGGCAAAACGGCAGGAAACGTTACCCGCATGGGCAGAGCGATCGCGCTTCAACCACTTCTATCGCTTAGCCGTCAATACTCGACTACCGGCTTCAGAGGAAGGAAAAGAGATTTGTGTGGGCGATCGCCTGATAGTAAATAGCGACGGCAAAAATCTCCTGTAG
- the ilvB gene encoding biosynthetic-type acetolactate synthase large subunit, with product MREVLSVSAQTDLTSQAAPLATLAPVRASGAYALIDSLRRHGVKHIFGYPGGAILPIYDELYRAEERGDLQHILVRHEQGAAHAADGYARATGEVGVCFGTSGPGATNLVTGIATAQMDSIPMVIITGQVGRAAIGSDAFQETDIYGITLPIVKHSYVVRDPQDMARIVAEAFYIARSGRPGPVLIDVPKDVGLEQFDYVPVEPWSVRLPGYRPTVKGNPRQISQALKLIRQARQPLLYVGGGAIASNAHAEIRLLAERFRLPVTTTLMGKGAFDEHHPLSVGMLGMHGTAYANFAVTECDLLIAVGARFDDRVTGKLDEFASRAKVIHIDVDPAEVGKNRIPEVPIVGDVRNVLADMLRRDQEDGVAPDPTLTQAWLERIDRWKQDYPLVVPHHEDSIAPQEVIVELGKQAPHAYYTTDVGQHQMWAAQFLKNGPRQWISSAGLGTMGFGLPAAMGAKVALPDHQVICVSGDASFQMNFQELGTLAQYGINVKTVIINNGWQGMVRQWQEAFYEERYSNSNMQTGMPDFVILAQAFGIKGIVVRDRAELKDAIAEMLAHDGPVIVDAHVTRNENCYPMVAPGKSNAQMIGLPERPRTEQAIELIYCNNCGAKNATSNNFCPDCGTKL from the coding sequence ATGCGTGAAGTTCTCTCTGTTTCTGCCCAGACTGACCTAACCTCTCAAGCTGCTCCCCTAGCGACGCTCGCCCCAGTCCGAGCCAGTGGAGCATATGCCCTTATCGATAGCTTGAGACGGCATGGAGTCAAGCATATTTTTGGCTATCCAGGTGGAGCAATTCTGCCGATTTATGATGAGCTTTATCGGGCAGAAGAACGAGGCGATCTGCAACATATTCTCGTGAGACATGAGCAAGGGGCAGCCCATGCGGCTGATGGTTACGCTCGTGCCACAGGTGAGGTTGGAGTCTGCTTTGGTACGTCGGGTCCCGGTGCGACAAACCTTGTGACTGGCATCGCCACCGCTCAGATGGATTCAATTCCCATGGTGATCATCACGGGGCAGGTCGGTCGTGCGGCGATCGGCAGTGATGCCTTTCAGGAGACGGACATCTACGGAATTACGCTGCCGATCGTTAAACACTCCTATGTGGTGCGCGATCCTCAAGACATGGCGCGAATTGTGGCAGAGGCTTTTTATATTGCGCGATCGGGTCGTCCTGGTCCGGTGTTAATTGATGTTCCTAAGGATGTTGGTTTAGAGCAATTTGATTACGTTCCCGTTGAGCCGTGGAGTGTGCGACTGCCCGGATATCGCCCTACTGTGAAGGGGAATCCCCGCCAGATCAGTCAGGCATTAAAGCTGATTCGGCAAGCACGACAACCGCTGCTCTATGTGGGAGGAGGGGCGATCGCCTCTAACGCTCATGCAGAGATTCGTTTGTTGGCAGAGCGATTCCGCTTACCCGTGACAACCACGCTGATGGGCAAAGGCGCATTTGATGAACATCATCCCCTCTCCGTTGGTATGTTGGGGATGCACGGCACAGCCTACGCTAACTTTGCGGTCACCGAGTGCGACTTGCTGATTGCGGTGGGTGCTCGCTTTGACGATCGCGTTACAGGCAAGTTAGATGAGTTTGCTAGCCGAGCCAAGGTGATTCACATTGATGTTGACCCTGCTGAGGTTGGCAAAAACCGGATTCCTGAAGTGCCAATCGTGGGTGATGTCCGCAATGTTTTAGCCGATATGTTGCGGCGCGACCAGGAAGATGGGGTTGCGCCCGATCCCACTCTGACACAAGCCTGGTTAGAGCGGATCGATCGCTGGAAACAAGACTATCCGCTAGTTGTGCCCCATCACGAAGACAGCATCGCTCCCCAGGAAGTGATCGTCGAACTGGGCAAACAAGCACCCCATGCTTATTACACGACTGATGTTGGTCAACATCAGATGTGGGCGGCTCAGTTCCTCAAGAATGGTCCCCGCCAATGGATTTCTAGTGCGGGGTTAGGCACAATGGGCTTTGGCTTACCCGCCGCAATGGGTGCAAAAGTTGCGCTGCCTGACCATCAAGTGATTTGCGTCAGTGGGGATGCTAGCTTCCAGATGAACTTCCAGGAATTGGGCACCCTGGCACAATATGGCATCAACGTCAAAACGGTGATCATCAACAACGGTTGGCAGGGAATGGTGCGCCAATGGCAGGAAGCGTTTTATGAAGAACGCTATTCTAACTCCAACATGCAAACTGGGATGCCCGATTTTGTTATCCTGGCTCAAGCCTTTGGCATCAAAGGTATCGTGGTGCGCGATCGCGCAGAACTGAAAGATGCGATCGCTGAGATGCTGGCACATGATGGTCCTGTCATCGTTGACGCCCACGTTACTCGAAATGAAAACTGTTACCCGATGGTGGCTCCTGGTAAGAGCAATGCGCAAATGATTGGTTTACCAGAACGCCCTCGCACAGAGCAGGCGATCGAGCTAATCTACTGCAACAACTGTGGCGCGAAGAACGCAACCAGTAACAACTTCTGCCCTGACTGCGGCACGAAGCTTTAA
- a CDS encoding glycosyltransferase family 2 protein produces the protein MRLSVIIACFNAAQTIGVQLEALALQTWCEPWEIIVADNGSTDDSRAVVEQFKCRLPNLKLIDASKVRGVAHARNVAVSIAQGESLAFCDADDEVAPGWVAAMGEALATYDFVACRREYAKLNEPWLLKVRSLNQQNGVQTYRYPPFLPHASSSALGVKRTLFQSIGGFDESMQCLSDTDFCWRLQLAGTKLEFVPNAVVHYRFRPNTWKICTQARKYGKYNVFLYEKYRSKGMPKLTLKMGLAGWWQLLRGAPKLLNSSERVRWLRDLSWRIGRLEGCLKYKLIAL, from the coding sequence ATGAGGTTGAGTGTTATTATTGCCTGTTTTAATGCAGCCCAGACCATCGGAGTGCAGTTAGAGGCATTAGCCCTACAAACGTGGTGCGAACCGTGGGAGATTATTGTGGCTGACAATGGCTCGACGGATGATTCTCGTGCTGTCGTTGAGCAGTTTAAGTGCCGATTACCGAATTTGAAATTGATTGATGCCTCTAAGGTCAGGGGCGTGGCTCACGCCAGAAATGTAGCTGTCAGTATAGCCCAAGGAGAATCACTGGCGTTTTGTGATGCAGATGATGAGGTGGCACCGGGATGGGTTGCAGCGATGGGTGAAGCTCTTGCAACCTATGATTTTGTTGCTTGTAGACGAGAATACGCGAAGTTAAATGAACCGTGGCTCTTAAAGGTGCGATCGCTCAATCAACAAAACGGAGTTCAGACTTATAGATACCCCCCGTTTTTGCCTCATGCTTCAAGCAGTGCTCTGGGGGTAAAGCGGACTCTATTTCAAAGCATTGGTGGATTTGATGAAAGTATGCAGTGCTTGTCAGACACAGATTTTTGTTGGCGTTTACAACTGGCAGGGACAAAGTTAGAGTTCGTCCCCAATGCGGTTGTTCATTATCGGTTTCGCCCAAATACCTGGAAGATCTGCACTCAAGCTCGCAAATACGGCAAATACAACGTCTTTTTGTATGAGAAATATCGCTCTAAAGGGATGCCGAAATTAACGTTGAAGATGGGGTTAGCGGGGTGGTGGCAGCTATTAAGGGGTGCGCCCAAGTTATTGAATTCATCGGAACGGGTGCGGTGGTTGCGCGACCTGAGTTGGCGTATTGGGCGATTGGAAGGATGTTTGAAGTACAAATTAATAGCGTTGTAG
- a CDS encoding DUF1206 domain-containing protein, producing the protein MVRHNLPPNNLEQSAHQTVSHPWFERLSRLGYAAKGIVYFVVGLLALQAAIGSGSQPTDTNGALEAIVAQPFGKFLLGIVAIGLIGYVLWRIAQAVLDPEHSGQQTSAKQVAQRIGYAFSAAAYTGLAATAVKLILGTGNGGDGNATQDWTARFLSQPFGQWLVGLAGLITIGVGISYLYEAYKAKFRQHLNLNAMTPKERTWAMRAGRFGIAARGVVFGIIGIFLIQAAIRSNPNEAKGLGNALAALAQQPFGPWLLGLVALGLIAYSIYSLVEARYRKLGNA; encoded by the coding sequence ATGGTGCGGCATAATTTACCCCCCAACAACCTTGAACAGTCGGCTCACCAAACCGTTTCACACCCCTGGTTTGAACGATTGTCTCGTCTGGGCTATGCTGCCAAGGGAATAGTTTATTTTGTGGTTGGGCTATTAGCACTGCAAGCGGCGATCGGTAGTGGCAGTCAACCGACGGATACAAATGGTGCTCTAGAGGCGATCGTCGCTCAACCCTTTGGCAAGTTTCTTTTAGGGATTGTGGCGATCGGTTTAATCGGATACGTCCTCTGGCGTATTGCACAAGCCGTTTTAGACCCAGAACACTCAGGGCAACAAACCAGTGCAAAACAAGTGGCTCAACGCATCGGTTATGCATTTAGTGCAGCAGCCTACACTGGATTAGCCGCAACCGCAGTCAAACTCATTTTAGGCACTGGTAATGGCGGTGATGGTAACGCAACTCAGGATTGGACAGCACGATTCTTGTCTCAACCGTTTGGTCAATGGTTAGTTGGGCTTGCCGGATTGATTACCATTGGGGTTGGCATTTCCTACCTCTATGAAGCATACAAAGCTAAGTTTCGCCAGCACTTAAACCTCAATGCCATGACCCCCAAAGAGCGAACTTGGGCTATGCGAGCAGGTCGATTTGGCATTGCTGCTCGTGGCGTCGTGTTTGGCATCATTGGAATCTTTCTTATCCAGGCGGCAATCCGTTCTAATCCGAATGAGGCGAAGGGGTTGGGTAACGCTCTGGCGGCTCTCGCACAACAACCCTTTGGTCCCTGGCTATTGGGATTGGTCGCCCTGGGATTAATCGCCTACAGCATCTATTCTCTAGTTGAAGCTCGCTATCGTAAGCTTGGCAATGCTTAA
- a CDS encoding DNA-methyltransferase has protein sequence MNRTLELTDGDRDRLRQRLLQVPPHGKFHSFPTGTLQGDSTQLAKRLPPQSVDLLILDPPYNLSKDFDGYKFAKRKVEEYTSWLEETILTFRPLLTETASLYICGDWFTSASIFAVASSHFMVRNRITWEREKGRGAKTNWKNSSEDIWFCTVSDQYTFNLDAVKLRRRVLAPYRNTDGTPKDWGTTANGNFRDTHPSNLWTDITVPFWSMPENTQHPTQKSEKLIAKLVLASSNPNDRVFDPYLGSGTSSVVCKKLGRQYLGIELSEEYCLLTEKRLELAETNPSIQGFSKGVFWERNTLSIQHKQD, from the coding sequence ATGAACCGCACGCTTGAGTTGACAGATGGCGATCGCGATCGGTTACGTCAAAGACTCCTACAAGTGCCGCCCCATGGAAAATTTCATTCGTTTCCAACGGGTACTTTGCAGGGAGATTCAACGCAACTCGCTAAGCGATTACCGCCTCAATCCGTAGATCTCCTCATCCTTGATCCACCCTACAACCTGAGCAAGGATTTTGATGGTTATAAGTTTGCCAAGCGAAAAGTTGAAGAATACACCAGTTGGTTAGAAGAGACGATTCTAACGTTTCGTCCTCTGCTGACAGAAACAGCCTCGCTCTATATTTGTGGAGATTGGTTTACATCAGCCTCTATTTTTGCAGTTGCTTCTTCCCACTTTATGGTTCGCAACCGAATTACCTGGGAACGGGAAAAGGGACGCGGAGCTAAAACCAACTGGAAGAACTCCAGTGAGGATATCTGGTTTTGTACCGTATCTGATCAATACACATTTAATTTAGATGCAGTTAAACTGCGGCGTCGAGTCTTAGCTCCTTATAGAAATACCGATGGAACTCCAAAGGATTGGGGCACCACAGCCAACGGAAACTTTAGAGACACTCACCCATCCAATCTCTGGACAGACATTACAGTGCCGTTTTGGTCGATGCCCGAAAATACACAACACCCGACTCAGAAAAGTGAAAAGTTAATTGCTAAGTTAGTGTTAGCAAGCAGTAACCCAAATGATCGAGTGTTTGATCCCTATTTAGGGAGTGGAACCTCATCAGTTGTTTGCAAAAAATTAGGAAGACAGTATTTAGGGATTGAATTGAGTGAAGAGTATTGTTTGCTAACAGAGAAGCGGTTAGAACTAGCAGAGACAAACCCAAGCATTCAAGGATTTTCTAAAGGTGTGTTTTGGGAACGTAATACACTGTCAATTCAACACAAACAAGATTAA
- a CDS encoding MFS transporter, which translates to MPSSGSSASSSGFYQLLQNRSFLLLWFGQGLSQIADKVFFVLLISLLVNYQTPDDPVNSMRSALMISATLPAIFLGSAAGIFVDRFEKKRVLTLCNYLRGALTLLIPALPTAFFVLLAITFLESILTQFFAPAEQAAIPLLVSHDELMPANALFTTTIMGALIVGFAIGEPLLSMAKQWHPELGQTFLVGGLYLLAGGLLQWVRMKEPKKSHADLSVHPWSDFKAGLRYLRQNPLVSNAMLQLTILYSVFAALTILAIQLAQEVGLKSTQFGFLLAASGIGMVLGAAFLGHWGDRFHHKPLPLIGFLIMASVLAIFAVINSLWVGLTLSTLLGIGASLIAIPMQTLIQRQTPETMRGKVFGFQNNVVNIALSAPLAIAGPLTDMFGLPTVLLGISVVVALGGIWAWRNTHGVLEDVI; encoded by the coding sequence ATGCCCTCCTCTGGTTCTTCTGCCTCTAGCAGTGGTTTTTATCAGTTACTACAAAACCGCTCTTTTTTATTGTTATGGTTTGGGCAGGGGCTTTCACAAATCGCCGATAAGGTCTTTTTTGTACTATTGATTTCGCTGTTGGTTAACTATCAAACCCCTGATGATCCAGTTAACTCGATGCGATCAGCACTTATGATCTCGGCTACTTTGCCTGCCATCTTTTTAGGATCTGCGGCAGGCATTTTTGTAGACCGATTTGAAAAAAAGCGGGTCTTGACTCTCTGCAACTATCTGCGAGGTGCGTTAACCCTCCTGATTCCTGCCTTGCCCACCGCTTTTTTTGTGTTGTTGGCAATCACATTCTTAGAATCTATCCTCACTCAGTTTTTTGCTCCGGCTGAGCAAGCAGCAATTCCTCTATTAGTCAGTCACGACGAGTTGATGCCTGCTAACGCCCTGTTTACGACAACCATTATGGGTGCTCTAATTGTGGGCTTTGCCATTGGTGAGCCGCTGTTGAGTATGGCAAAACAGTGGCACCCCGAATTAGGGCAAACTTTTCTGGTAGGTGGGCTTTATCTGCTGGCCGGAGGCTTGTTGCAGTGGGTCAGGATGAAAGAGCCTAAGAAAAGCCATGCCGATCTGTCGGTTCACCCTTGGAGTGATTTTAAAGCCGGACTGCGATATCTGCGGCAAAATCCTCTGGTCAGCAATGCGATGCTACAACTCACCATCCTCTACTCGGTGTTTGCAGCACTCACAATTCTGGCAATTCAACTGGCACAGGAGGTCGGGCTAAAATCTACGCAATTTGGTTTTCTTCTAGCGGCTTCTGGAATCGGTATGGTACTTGGAGCCGCATTTTTGGGACACTGGGGCGATCGCTTCCATCACAAACCCCTGCCCCTGATCGGCTTTTTGATCATGGCATCGGTGCTGGCAATTTTTGCGGTGATTAATAGCCTGTGGGTCGGCTTGACGCTCAGTACCCTTCTGGGAATCGGTGCCTCACTTATTGCCATTCCCATGCAGACGTTGATCCAACGCCAAACTCCCGAAACGATGCGAGGCAAAGTTTTTGGCTTTCAGAATAATGTCGTTAACATTGCCTTGAGCGCACCTTTGGCGATCGCGGGTCCCCTCACCGATATGTTTGGCTTACCGACCGTTCTCCTGGGAATTAGCGTTGTAGTCGCCCTCGGTGGCATTTGGGCATGGAGAAACACCCACGGAGTGTTAGAAGACGTGATTTAG
- a CDS encoding alkaline phosphatase PhoX: MALSRRKFFTLAGTGITGALLLAPLMAVYQRRAIATARYGPLQPDPNGILDLPAGFSYTRLSETGQLMSDGYPVPGGHDGMAAFAGSNGMTILVRNHELDLTSSTLVRAPNDKQFDARGRGGTTTLIIDANHRLISHYGSLAGSDRNCAGGATPWGSWLSCEESVEIADQKHGYVFEVPSQATTFVDPIPLRAMGRFRREAVAVDPHSGDVYMTEDREDGLFYRFVPVEPGNLSAGGALYALKLAAMPQAITRFGVPLQQPMAVEWVPIAVPDPDSDTVRVEGFNKGAAQFVRGEGIIYGNGEVYFCCTSGGRTGEGQIWRYLPANNTLELYLEPEDASVLDNPDNVVIAPNGDLFVCEDGDGTDQVVGITPSGSLYPFARNVLNTAELAGVCFSPDGQTMFVNLQTPGITLAIWGPWAS; this comes from the coding sequence ATGGCTCTATCACGACGGAAATTTTTTACTTTGGCGGGCACTGGGATAACGGGTGCTCTGTTGCTTGCTCCACTAATGGCGGTTTACCAGAGGCGGGCGATCGCAACGGCACGCTATGGTCCCCTGCAACCCGATCCCAACGGGATTCTGGATTTGCCTGCCGGATTTTCCTACACCCGCCTGTCTGAAACCGGGCAACTGATGAGCGATGGCTACCCCGTACCGGGTGGACACGATGGCATGGCAGCGTTTGCTGGCAGTAATGGCATGACGATTTTGGTGCGAAACCATGAACTGGATCTGACCTCCAGTACGCTGGTCAGAGCACCCAATGACAAACAGTTTGATGCCAGAGGTCGCGGCGGCACAACCACTTTGATCATCGATGCTAATCACCGATTAATCAGTCACTATGGCTCACTGGCAGGGAGCGATCGCAACTGTGCTGGTGGCGCAACCCCCTGGGGCTCGTGGTTGAGTTGCGAGGAAAGTGTAGAAATAGCAGATCAAAAACACGGTTATGTGTTTGAAGTCCCCAGCCAAGCGACAACGTTTGTTGACCCCATTCCATTGAGGGCGATGGGTCGGTTTCGACGAGAAGCCGTCGCCGTAGATCCCCATTCCGGTGATGTCTACATGACGGAAGATCGCGAAGATGGTCTGTTTTACCGTTTTGTTCCTGTGGAACCCGGCAATTTGAGTGCGGGAGGGGCGTTGTATGCGTTGAAATTAGCAGCCATGCCACAAGCCATTACCCGCTTTGGAGTTCCATTACAGCAACCAATGGCAGTTGAGTGGGTTCCGATCGCTGTCCCCGACCCCGATAGTGATACCGTCCGTGTTGAGGGATTCAACAAAGGAGCCGCTCAATTTGTGCGGGGTGAAGGGATTATCTATGGCAATGGCGAAGTCTATTTTTGCTGCACCAGTGGCGGTAGAACGGGTGAAGGACAAATCTGGCGGTATCTTCCGGCTAACAACACGTTGGAGCTTTATCTGGAACCTGAAGATGCCAGTGTTTTAGACAATCCCGATAATGTAGTGATCGCTCCCAATGGTGACCTGTTTGTCTGTGAAGACGGAGACGGAACGGATCAGGTTGTTGGTATCACCCCTTCTGGTTCGCTTTACCCATTTGCTAGAAACGTGCTCAATACCGCAGAGTTGGCTGGAGTTTGCTTCTCACCCGATGGACAAACAATGTTTGTCAACCTCCAAACGCCAGGTATCACCTTGGCGATTTGGGGTCCCTGGGCAAGTTAG
- a CDS encoding acyl-CoA thioesterase yields the protein MQPELESTKAIAKSSQPTDAKWFEYLIRVQPHHTDYSGTVWHGSYIIWMEEARVECLRSLGVNFADLVALGCDLPVVELTVRYHRSMQMGMEAVVKTRMSSIEGVRINWDYCIQSLDEQEIYVTAQVTLVTVDREKGKIMRQLPPSVKDALIRLSV from the coding sequence ATGCAACCTGAATTAGAGTCAACCAAAGCGATCGCCAAATCATCCCAACCAACTGATGCAAAATGGTTTGAATATCTCATCAGAGTGCAGCCTCACCACACCGACTACTCTGGCACCGTCTGGCATGGCTCCTACATTATCTGGATGGAAGAAGCCAGGGTGGAATGTCTGCGATCATTGGGGGTGAATTTTGCAGACCTGGTTGCCCTGGGCTGCGATCTTCCCGTAGTCGAACTCACTGTCCGCTATCATCGCTCTATGCAGATGGGCATGGAGGCAGTTGTCAAGACCCGCATGAGCAGCATTGAGGGTGTCCGAATTAATTGGGACTACTGCATTCAATCGCTGGATGAGCAGGAAATCTATGTCACCGCCCAGGTTACCCTGGTCACGGTCGATCGCGAGAAGGGTAAAATCATGCGGCAACTTCCCCCTTCCGTTAAAGATGCCCTGATACGGCTCTCAGTGTAG
- a CDS encoding universal stress protein: MIEKILLADSGTGQTEEMLKALMEIPAIGGASVTILHVVSPQVSAEEMTDRWEEGGKLLAKAVHQLKLDPNRVTAMLREGDPKDIVCRVADEIDADLIIMGSRGLKRLQSILENSVSQYVFQLASRPMLLVKDDIYVKKINRIMVALDKSDSAKQALNQALNFLRDIKGGQLILVHANPDMKIKPGEIPNPEEDPLLIAAATEAKKLGISYKTVAPVGKPGERICQVAEELNVDLLVLGSPERRPSIARGLPDLDRLLGQSLSDYIRVYANCPVLLVRVPG; the protein is encoded by the coding sequence ATGATAGAAAAAATTTTGCTAGCCGACTCTGGGACAGGGCAAACGGAAGAGATGTTAAAAGCATTGATGGAGATCCCCGCGATTGGAGGAGCCTCGGTCACCATCCTGCACGTTGTCTCCCCCCAAGTCTCTGCTGAGGAAATGACCGATAGGTGGGAAGAAGGGGGCAAGCTGTTGGCAAAAGCAGTTCACCAATTAAAGCTCGACCCCAATCGCGTCACTGCAATGCTGCGAGAAGGCGACCCCAAAGATATTGTCTGTCGGGTAGCAGACGAAATTGACGCAGACTTGATCATTATGGGGTCGCGAGGATTGAAGCGATTGCAATCAATTCTGGAAAATTCAGTCAGTCAATATGTGTTTCAACTGGCATCTCGTCCCATGCTGCTGGTGAAGGACGACATTTATGTGAAAAAAATTAACCGCATCATGGTGGCGTTGGACAAGTCGGACTCCGCGAAGCAGGCTCTCAATCAGGCACTCAACTTTTTGCGTGACATCAAAGGAGGGCAGCTGATTCTGGTTCACGCTAATCCTGATATGAAGATCAAGCCCGGTGAGATCCCTAATCCTGAAGAAGATCCACTGTTGATTGCAGCTGCAACAGAGGCGAAAAAGCTGGGAATCAGCTATAAGACTGTTGCTCCTGTTGGCAAACCCGGTGAGCGGATTTGTCAGGTTGCTGAAGAGTTGAATGTGGACTTGTTGGTATTGGGTTCGCCTGAGCGTCGTCCTTCAATCGCTAGAGGACTACCCGATCTCGATCGCTTGTTGGGGCAATCGCTCTCAGACTATATTCGGGTATATGCTAATTGCCCTGTGTTGTTGGTGCGCGTACCGGGTTAA
- a CDS encoding bleomycin resistance protein, which produces MNQNCAIPILPTRDLLETITFYNKLGFETISEHENYVILCRDSIEIHFSLFSDIDPAKSYVECYLRVTNVDELFQEFGQLSLPNVGIPRIGRLEDKPWGMREFYIVDPSGSLLRIGQKIEAT; this is translated from the coding sequence ATGAACCAAAACTGTGCAATTCCAATATTGCCAACTCGTGATTTGTTAGAAACAATCACGTTCTATAACAAACTTGGATTTGAAACAATTTCTGAACATGAGAACTATGTAATCCTATGTCGCGATTCTATTGAAATTCACTTTTCCCTATTTTCTGATATTGATCCAGCCAAATCCTACGTCGAATGTTATCTCCGAGTCACAAACGTAGATGAATTATTTCAGGAATTTGGGCAGTTATCTTTGCCTAATGTGGGTATCCCTCGGATTGGACGGTTGGAGGATAAACCCTGGGGAATGCGAGAGTTTTACATTGTCGATCCGAGTGGCAGTTTATTGAGGATTGGTCAGAAAATCGAAGCAACATGA
- a CDS encoding helix-turn-helix domain-containing protein translates to MGSLYGESLTTALAAHMLKHYAVFPVSIPTYSSGMPRYQLKLVLEYINANLQQNIKLQDLANVAGMSQYYFCRLFRDSIGMTPHQYVRHQRIERAKQLLKQQHLSISDIAIQCGFANQSHFTRLFSKFTHTTPKLYRDSQA, encoded by the coding sequence GTGGGTTCGTTGTATGGAGAGTCTTTAACAACTGCGCTTGCGGCTCACATGTTAAAACACTATGCGGTGTTTCCTGTGTCGATACCCACGTACTCTAGTGGAATGCCACGCTATCAGCTCAAACTTGTCCTGGAATATATCAATGCAAACTTGCAACAGAATATTAAATTACAGGATTTAGCAAATGTGGCAGGTATGAGTCAGTACTACTTTTGTCGCCTGTTTCGAGACTCGATTGGCATGACACCTCATCAATATGTGCGCCATCAACGAATTGAGCGGGCTAAACAATTGCTTAAACAACAACATCTCTCAATTTCAGATATTGCAATTCAATGTGGTTTTGCGAATCAAAGCCATTTCACTCGCTTATTTTCCAAGTTTACTCACACAACACCAAAACTTTACCGAGATTCACAGGCATAA